A part of Ptychodera flava strain L36383 unplaced genomic scaffold, AS_Pfla_20210202 Scaffold_57__1_contigs__length_852473_pilon, whole genome shotgun sequence genomic DNA contains:
- the LOC139128512 gene encoding fibrinogen-binding protein-like translates to MTVNTTVNVTVHTTVNVTVHRTVSVTVHRTVNVTVYTTVNVTVYMTVNVTVHRTVSVTVHATVNVTVHMTDSECDSPHDSECDSPHDSECDSPQDSECDSPHNSECDSAHNIECDSPQASECDSPHDSECESPQASECDSPHNSECDSPHDRNVTVYTTVTVKVHTTVNVTVHMTVNVTVHRTVSSECDSPHDSECDSLYDSECDSPHDSECDSPHDSECDSPHDSECDSPHDSECDSPHHSECDSPHGSECDSPQDSECDSPHDSECDSPHDSECDSPQASECDSPHDSECESPQASECDSPHDRNVTVYTTVTVTVHTTVNVTVHTTVNVTVHTTVNVTVHRTVSVAVYTTVNVTVHTTVN, encoded by the exons ATGACTGTCAACACGACAGTGAACGTGACGGTCCACACGACAGTGAATGTGACAGTCCACAGGACAGTGAGTGTAACAGTCCACAGGACAGTGAATGTCACAGTCTACACGACAGTGAATGTGACAGTCTACATGACAGTGAATGTGACAGTCCACAGGACAGTGAGTGTGACAGTCCACGCGACAGTGAATGTGACAGTCCACATGACA GACAGTGAATGTGACAGTCCACACGACAGTGAATGTGACAGTCCACACGACAGTGAATGTGACAGTCCACAGGACAGTGAGTGTGACAGTCCACACAACAGTGAATGTGACAGTGCACACAACATTGAATGTGACAGTCCACAGGCCAGTGAATGTGACAGTCCACACGACAGTGAGTGTGAAAGTCCACAGGCCAGTGAGTGTGACAGTCCACACAACAGTGAATGTGACAGTCCACACGACAGGAATGTGACAGTCTACACGACAGTGACTGTGAAAGTCCACACAACTGTGAATGTGACAGTGCACATGACAGTGAATGTCACAGTCCACAGGACAGTGA GCAGTGAATGTGACAGTCCACACGACAGTGAATGTGACAGTCTATACGACAGTGAATGTGACAGTCCACACGACAGTGAATGTGACAGTCCACACGACAGTGAATGTGACAGTCCACACGACAGTGAATGTGACAGTCCACACGACAGTGAATGTGACAGTCCACACCACAGTGAATGTGACAGTCCACACGGCAGTGAATGTGACAGTCCACAGGACAGTGAATGTGACAGTCCACACGACAGTGAATGTGACAGTCCACACGACAGTGAATGTGACAGTCCACAGGCCAGTGAATGTGACAGTCCACACGACAGTGAGTGTGAAAGTCCACAGGCCAGTGAATGTGACAGTCCACACGACAGGAATGTGACAGTCTACACGACAGTGACTGTGACAGTCCACACAACTGTGAATGTGACAGTCCACACAACAGTGAATGTGACAGTGCACACGACAGTGAATGTCACTGTCCATAGGACAGTGAGTGTGGCAGTCTACACGACAGTGAATGTGACAGTCCACACGACAGTGAATTGA